The nucleotide sequence TATTTGCGTTATTTCTTCAAAGGTTTTTTTTGCTTGTTTTTCATCTCCTGAAAAAAAATAACTTTCGGCGTTTTCTGTTGCTAAAAAATTATAAAGAATTGCGGGAAATAAAATAGATGTAGTCTTACTGTTTTTTCTGGCAACTTCTATATAAGCTATTTGAGTCAAAAAAGCGTTGTCGTTTTCTTTTTTAGTAAAAAGATAAATACCTGCATAAGCAAAAACTTGCCAAGGGAGAAGACAAAGGTTTTTATTTATATCAGGAATAAAAAGGCTTTCGGCAAAGTTTATAACCTCCGTTAATTTTCCCCAGTTTGCAATATAGCCATCAGGTGCTTTTTTAAGCATTGATTCAAATCGTTTTATTGCAAGTTTTATATAAACACAAGATTTTATTTTTTCTTGTTTTATATCTTTACAGTAATTCAAAACTAAATCTTTTACTTCCTTTTCGCTTCTCATTTTTAATTCTTCTTTTTATTTATAAGTTTTTGTACCGGGTTCTTCTCGGCCGCTTTTAATTTTTCTTCCAGTTTTAAAGTTTCGTTTAATTCCTGTAAATCGTTTAATCTCATTTGAGCTCTAACCTGCGGCGTCAAATAAAATTTACTTCCTAAAACATTGAAAGAGCTAACTTGTTTTAAAAATAATTTTTGCATTTTTTCATATATGAAAAAATTCTTATAAACATCAAGCCCGTCCATTGCTTCTCTTAGTTTGTAGATGTCGTTTAATATTAAATAAAGATGGATGAGTTCCGGAATGTCAACTTCATAAATAGATTTTAAGCTTATAAGCATGTTAACATGTTTTTTAAAAAGGGCTTCAATAGTTTTATTTTTTAAGTTTTTTATTTCTTCTGGAACTTCTATTTTTTTAGGAACAGATAAAACGGTTGAAATTAAAACATCTGCATTGTTCCCGTGCCTGCATTCTTGATAAGTGCCGTCTAGTTTGTGCTGCTCGGTGCTCTTTCTTGGTCGTCCTCGTGTTGCCATTCGCTTACCCTTTTCGTTTTAGTTTTACCCCAGCTAAAAAAAATGGGATTTTTGCACAGACATAGACCGGATTTCTAGGGGGGTGTTCTATGTAAAAAGCCCTTTTTTAACCTAAAGGGGGTATAGGGTTAATAATTTAACCCTGTAAATATCCTTTTAACCATTCTCTTATTTTTTCTTTAGATTTTTTTTGTCCGTTTATTTCTTTTGCTGTTTTAATTCTATGGCAGCTTTCACATAAAACTTGTAAATTATTTATGTTAAAAAATAAATCTCTATCTCCTCTGGGCGGTACGATGTGATCAACATGTAATGATTTACAACTACTAGCACACAACACACATTGTTTTTGTTCTTTTAAAACCTTAGATCTCAACTCTCGCCATTCTTTTGTTTTATAAAATAAATAATTAGTTCGTTTTGCATTTTTAAAATTATTTATTCTTTTCTCTGTGCGTGCTGCTTCCCGCTCCTCTACCATAGGTTTATGTTTTAAACAATAACCCGGAACATCAAGTAAAGTTTTGCAACCTTGCCATTTACAATAATATTTCTGTACAGCCATTCATCATCCTTTCATAACCTGCATCTTTAACTATTTCATGCAGGCAGTCTTTATAAATATAGCTGGTAAGTTTATCTATAGG is from Treponema denticola and encodes:
- a CDS encoding HNH endonuclease — translated: MAVQKYYCKWQGCKTLLDVPGYCLKHKPMVEEREAARTEKRINNFKNAKRTNYLFYKTKEWRELRSKVLKEQKQCVLCASSCKSLHVDHIVPPRGDRDLFFNINNLQVLCESCHRIKTAKEINGQKKSKEKIREWLKGYLQG